The segment CTGAATGCTACCAGTTATTGCGCTTCTGCTTTGCTTAGCTGTGTTAGAATCAAAAGGCATAGAAAGGAGCATTGTGGATTTCCACATTTATAGTTATTCAACGACTGCAATAATAAATTTGCTCAATTTACAAGTGAAAAAAGTAACTCAACCAGGGATCTTTTTGGTTCATGCATTAGCAGTAAAGATTTTACAGGTTATGTCCAGCCTGCAAATACACCTCTGCATGTCTATGGTCTTCTGTGGGATTGTCCAAGCATaagagtgacaaggtgggtgaagtaatatcttttattggaccaacttctgttggcgagagagacaagctttcaagattacccagacctgaagaagagttctctaagtttgaaagcttgtctctctcacaaaaaGGCTAAAAGATATCTCATCCATCTTGTtgctctaatatcttgggaccaacatggctacaacaacattgcatacaagCATAAGAGCagaaagaatttggccctataaatGGAACTAAGCTAGCTATTCAGTTGACAGAGCTAGAATAggtccagctccctccctcttaACTAGTAAAAGTGAAAAGTAGGCACAACCTATTTTTGTTCCTAAAGTCAGCAGATTTGAATCCAGGTACACACAGGAGGCAGAACCGTCAATTAAGAAGGTACTGTTTTACATAGTTATTTTTCTGGCTTTAGCCACAGAATTAATCCTGGCTGTGAACTGCAGGCCAAAGCATGGCTTTAAGAGACACATGGCTACTTTTATTCTTACCATCCTCCTGTTTGTTGCCAGGTTTGGCATAGAGGGCATTGAGTGGAAAGCCAGGCTCTCCGGGGATTGGGAAGTTAGTGATTCCTAACGTGTACATTTCCTTCTCTCCTTGGCCTTTCGAATTACACTGGAAGAACCAAACAAGAGAGATCATtcacaaaacaaatacaaaacacacacacacaagctggtGCAGCTGAAATGTTATATTAATACATATCAGGGCTTCCCTGAGGAGAAAGTACTGAGGAGTCCTTATGTAACTATCTAATTAAATGAGAAAGGTTTTTATAGAGTACAGAACCCCTGTACACTTGCTTCTACCTAAGAGGCTTTCTGGAATATCTGTGGCTCTGGCAGTTGGGATTGATGATTGGTCTAACACCTGTACCACCCCTACTCCTGGCAGACTTCTGCAGAactgcgcatgcacagaattctTGTCCtgcgcagatttctttgcttccctgcagaaaaattattttgtgactgggaagcaaagggaagctacaAAGGCAGTCATggaaccctccccagcagtatgttttgtgTGAccagggcagccggcagagaggtaaatcactgtggggcaggggacgggactggggaagacccagctggtggctcctaccctgtgccaggcaCAGCTGCTAGTCCcaactgggctggggaggacaggacttcctcttcccctgcacggcatCGAGGACTgagtcagacccacccccagatttctccctagGCTGCAGAAAGCTCTGAAAACTCcccacccatcactcctcagctacAGGAGGAGGGATCACTGTTCGGGGAGCTGCTTCCCCATCTGCCTAACcctctcatacccagaccctTCTGCTAAGCCTCAGACACCCAAAACCTCCCCACCCTGCCAAGCCCCACtacccctgcacctggaccaccctgacgAGCcatctgcacccagatccccactccaccgagccccaaccagctgcacctggatccccaccccactatTTGGATCCCCCTTTGaactccccacacccagacccccctgccaagctctacccccacacacacccataccctgccccactgagccccaaccaccttcacctggacctccctgcagagtcccattactgttaCACCCAGAACCTTCCCAACAAGCCCCTATGCATCCTGATCACCTCCTGCACCTAGACTGCCCCACACaaaaccctctcaacccacataTAGATGCCCCCACACTaggcccctccacacttggatccagctgggctgagcctgcctgcccacacctggtacACCTAGCCTGgaagggcagggccctggggcatTTTGGGGGCAGGCTTGGTCCTTGCattgtgtcagggttgggtgcagcgtCACTACTGAGCCatgtcctggggcagggggggagctgcagagagatctcccacctctgtgcaacccgtggcctgtgctcctcagtgccatgctggagccttcacatttatttgacaaataaaatttgcaaaaattttaaaatactgtgtgcagaatttttaagaATGCCCTCAGGAATAAACCCCTAGTGTGGCCACAGTTATACTGCGATAAAGATCCCTTATACTGTATAGCTTATTTCCCTTCCTGTATAGGACCAGCTATACTGGagtaagcacctttataccagtataccTGGGTCCACACTTGGGGGGTTGAACCCCTTTAGCTGTAGTGGTATAGTTAAAACAGTACAACTTTTGTGCATAGACAAGCCTTAAAATGTAACAAAGTGGCCAAATTCTTCTTCAGACGTGAATGCACAACCCCCACCAGCTTCAATGGTATTGTGCACAGATATAATCAAAGGCCAAATGGGACACGCAGTAGGAAGAGAAAAGTTAAAGACCGGAGAGATTTAGGCAAGGGAAAGATTATGGTGAACTTGAACTGGGTGCTTTCAGATTTGAGGAGTGGGTGGGGAGCAGATGATGGAAAATCTGGTAGAGGCTGATGACTAACAGTGATATTTGGATAGGCGGGAAGGGACAGAAAGAGGCAAGAAGCAGAGAGGCTAGAAAGATGAAGATTATATAGTACTTGATGCTGCCTGTCATCCTGGCTACAACCTGCCGGAAAAAGGGGACGACAAAATAAAAGATTTACAGTGGAAATGCTGACAGGAGCTAAAACCATGGCAGTGCTGGCAGGACCTGCTAGAAACATACTGTCCATGTGAGAATATTACAGACCCAAGAATTATCAACATTACTGGGGGACAGACAGCCAGGGAACAATAAGAGGAGCACAGCACTGAGTGTTAGGAATTCCTGCCACTCACTCACTATGGCcttgggcacatgacttaccCCTTTTTACAGAGAGGTTAAAACTTATCCCCATCAGAAATAGGGTGTGAGGGCCCAtgttgtacagtgctttgaagcaTTACATTCTAAACAGCAGCATTTTTTCCTGTCTGGGTTTCCACACTGCCTTGGCAAATCAGCAGAACTGgcacatttttgttgccatttattgtattttcttcctttagctTAAAATTCAACttcattttattaccttttgcaGCTTTTTTAAGCATTCGGAAATGTAGAGAGTTATGTAGATCAAGGTTCTGTCAGCCTCATTCtgcaaaataaaaggaagcagAAGCCATAGCCATTTGTCAGCAACTGTAAAAACGATCACATGTTCAGCCTATGGCCTCTcacaaaaaaaacacattgacAGCACAGGAGACACATTTACTTACTTAAAAATTAGTTTTAACTAGAAAAAAAGGTTTCCTTTGTTATATACTACATACAAAATATACAAATTCTCAGAAACTTTAAGCTTATTGCAGTGAAATAGTTCTAACAGGGTACCACACTCCAATAACTATTCTGTGCACAGAGTCTGAATATCTTAAATAATTTCTTACCTTAATTTCGTAATTCTTGAAGAAGACATTTGCTTTGAAGTAGTAGATGGCTTCATCTATAATATCTGTGTCCTTTGCTGGCAAGAAAGGTAGGAAACGTGAAAATTAGGCAGCACTTAAAGATATCACTAACTATTCAAGTTGGAAACAGATGAGCAGTATTTGCTGAGACCTACATCAAATAATACCACTCTCTTTCATTTAATTCATTTACAAAAACAATTATTTCTTACAAAAAACAAAGCCGCAGTGGTTTCATACCACTTCCCAGCAAAGATTTAATAGGAAAGTAAGTGCTATGGTAATATCCCACATGACCATGGCCTCATTACTTGCACACAGCAGCACGTACTACAGGACACTTACTGTAAGATGAAGTATCAATGAATTTAAGGTATACACTTGTCAAAATAAATTTTACAGTCAAGCagctttgatatttttaaaatcctaattGCTCACTCCATTATGGGCAATAATCCAGTAATTCCCAATAGGTCTCCCGTCATTAGTGGTAAATAATGAGCGTTTTATTGTCATTAAAATGCCTTTTGAGACCAGTTCTAGAAAAATAAACTCCTCTGAAATAcagcagaaaatttaaaaaagaaaacttcactTTCCTCTTTAAAAACGCACAGAGCAAGTGATCTCATAACATTACATTCAGCACGCTCTGGGTTTCCGTAATAGAGCTGTAGAATCATCTGAATCGAGATGTTTTCCCATTTCAAATTCAAATGTTGTAATGCTGCCAGGTGGTCATGAGACATTGTGAAAGACTTCACAGGATCGAAAATATTGAAGCAGTAGCCAGTTATTATAACAGGCTCTAGATAATGCCCCACCACCATTTAAAAACCTAATGAAATCCACAACCCACAGTTCTGAATCTTGATGGCTGCATGATGCAGCAAGAACTAGCCTGAAAAATAGTGAATTTAggcttaattaaaaaacaaaaaaaaaaaaaacactcgcACACCAAAAACAAGAGAATTATGGAATGTATTTAAAACTACAACATGGTCTCCTTTGTGCTTATAAGCTTATGCACTCTGGAGgcattaaagagaaaacaaatcaaATGTGTTCACCATTGAAGATACACCAGGAAGATaccacattattatttattatggtaGCACACCCGGAAGccccagtcaagatcagggcAAATGTTTGATCACATCACACTGTTCACTCTGCTTACGTGTTAcacccctttcccctgcccttcatctgtcttgtctgtttagactgcaagctcttggGACTGTGGATTTGGTGTTTGTGTCTAGCACTAAGGCACCCTGATCTTGGCTGGTccctagacactactgtaataaacatgattaacaaTAATGGCTCCATTCCACTAGATGCTGTGTAAATGCACATGAAAATATGGTCCCTGATTCAAAGAGCTTACATGCTAAGATCTCAGTCCCACCATTAGGTCTGTGCAGGCAGACCTCTGCACCTATTGGGAggccaattaaaataaatgggactCCACATGCATGTATGTGGATACAATTACAGGACTGGTGTCTTTGAATGCAAGTGACATATGAAGACCCAAGATGATAAAATGCCTACTAGAAGCAAGGGTTAGAGACAGAATACTATTTGGAGCTGAATAAAGCAActcccagaggcaggaggagggaaaaccaagttggagtgaaaaaaaaaacaaccaaacaccCCACAATTCAGAAGCAATAAAGCTACAAATAATTTTGTACAAGAGTTACAGAAAGGGGAGAATTTCACAAGACAGTATTGAGTAGAGTTTGGAATCAGCTTAACgatgttttaaaaagcaatagAGAGGGACACATAAAAATTAGATCAGAGGATTCCTCTTCCTAAAGAGGCACTCAGGAGCTTGGATGGGGAAGGGTAAATGTCTCAGATAAATGGCACAGCACAAGGAAAAAGCAAAGCCCAAGGCAACAGCATCAGCAGCCCCCGAGAGCCATTTTCCTCCATCACCAGGTAGTACCCCCTTTCTAATCTGTCCCTTTGTTCCTCACTCTGAGAACTGGacacacaaaaatgattcaaaagCCTCAGTTATATAATGTTTATACAACAGTTCTCTAACCATCTCCAGATCACCGATGTGAAACATCCATCAAAGAGATGCCTAGTCCAGCATTTAAGA is part of the Chelonoidis abingdonii isolate Lonesome George chromosome 22, CheloAbing_2.0, whole genome shotgun sequence genome and harbors:
- the ARPC3 gene encoding actin-related protein 2/3 complex subunit 3 gives rise to the protein MPAYHSTLMDSDTKLIGNMALLPIRSQFKGPAPRETKDTDIIDEAIYYFKANVFFKNYEIKNEADRTLIYITLYISECLKKLQKCNSKGQGEKEMYTLGITNFPIPGEPGFPLNALYAKPGNKQEDEVMRAYLQQLRQETGLRLCEKVFDPQSDKPSKWWTCFVKRQFMNKSLSGPGQ